The following coding sequences are from one Saccharomyces eubayanus strain FM1318 chromosome VII, whole genome shotgun sequence window:
- the CLB1 gene encoding B-type cyclin CLB1, with protein sequence MSTSLLVENSRTINANDENSINDTQRIVQKRTVPRTILGNVTNNVNILQEISMNKKIGVKSFSKLSSFLPLKEEVLKHNDFNSSFSDTVQERKQGFLKNKENIPEYGYSDQQQQQHPNDESIRVESTALSSNILEYSENKSISTQMEWQNKIIKRNFEDSKKKRPTSTLVEQNQQKKFKLYELTTEEDILEEYEWDDLDEEDYGDPLMVSEEVDDIFEYLHHLEILTLPNKPNLFKHRNIKQNRDILVNWIVKIHNKFGLLPETLYLAINIMDRFLCEEIVQLNKLQLVGTSCLFIASKYEEIYSPSIKHFAYETDGACSVDEIKEGEKFILEKLNFQISFANPMNFLRRISKADDYDIQSRTLAKFLMEISLVDFKFIGILPSLCASAAMFLSRKMLGKGIWDGNLIHYSGGYTKEKLYPVCQLLMDYLVGPTIHDEFLKKYQSRRFLKASIISIEWALKVRKNGYDIMTLHE encoded by the coding sequence ATGTCAACATCCCTTTTAGTGGAGAATAGCCGGACTATTAATGCAAATGATGAGAACAGTATAAATGATACTCAGCGTATCGTGCAAAAGAGAACTGTTCCAAGAACCATTCTAGGTAATGTCACAAACAATGTAAATATTCTGCAAGAGATCTCtatgaataaaaaaatcggAGTAAAgagcttttcaaaactaaGCTCTTTCTTACCTTTGAAGGAAGAAGTTTTGAAGCACAACGATTTTAACTCTTCTTTTAGTGATACCGTACAGGAAAGGAAACAAggttttttaaagaataaagaaaatattccCGAATATGGATATTCCGatcaacaacagcaacaacatcCTAACGATGAGTCAATTCGTGTAGAATCAACTGCACTAAGCTCTAATATATTGGAATACTctgaaaataaatcaattTCTACCCAAATGGAATGGCAGAATAAGATCATAAAAAggaattttgaagattcgaaaaaaaaacggcCAACATCGACTCTGGTTGagcaaaatcaacaaaagaagtttaaattgtatgagCTTACtacagaagaagatattCTCGAGGAATACGAGTGGGATGAtttagatgaagaagattatGGTGATCCGCTGATGGTAAGCGAAGAAgttgatgatatttttgaatatttgcATCACTTGGAAATACTTACGTTGCCAAATAAGccaaatcttttcaaacatAGGAACATCAAACAGAACAGAGATATTCTAGTGAACTGGATAGTCAAGATCCATAATAAGTTCGGTCTTCTTCCGGAAACATTATATCTGGCCATAAATATAATGGATAGGTTTCTTTGTGAAGAGATAGTTCAACTGAATAAATTACAGTTAGTGGGGACATCATGTTTGTTCATTGCCTCTAAATATGAGGAAATTTACTCTCCAAGTATAAAGCATTTTGCATATGAAACAGATGGGGCCTGCTCTGTGGACGAGATCAAAGAAGGTGAAAAGTTTATATTAGAAAAACTAAACTTCCAAATTAGCTTCGCTAATCCGATGAATTTCTTAAGGAGAATATCGAAAGCGGATGACTATGATATTCAATCAAGAACACTAGCCAAATTCTTGATGGAAATTTCTCTAGTAGATTTCAAGTTCATTGGAATATTACCGTCTTTATGCGCCTCGGCAGCAATGTTTCTTTCTAGGAAAATGTTGGGTAAGGGCATCTGGGATGGCAACTTGATTCACTATAGTGGTGGttatacaaaagaaaaactgtaTCCAGTTTGCCAATTGTTGATGGATTATCTTGTAGGGCCTACCATTCACGACgagttcttgaaaaaatatcaatcgagaagatttttgaaagcatCCATAATATCTATTGAATGGGCTTTGAAAGTAAGGAAGAATGGTTATGATATAATGACTTTGCATGAGTGA
- the CLB6 gene encoding B-type cyclin CLB6, with protein sequence MNCIPSPITERKIQVNDENHTGKENVPQTVSRESSINLTPNSTNEKKILSEVNSNKIDALQLPQSKIRRNSTHIEKTRKRQFSDDSTDLKTVKKPKLDHWKNLDSSEVNDPFMVAEYTDSIFSHLYEKETLMLPTHNYLMDTESPYHLKSSMRALLIDWLIEVHEKFQCLPETLFLAINLLDRFLSQNVVKLNKLQLLCITCLFIACKFEEVKLPKLANFAYITDGAATVEDIKKAEVFTLTSLAYNISLPNPLNFIRRISKADSYDIETRNMAKFIMEYSICCNKFIHLKPSYLAAMSMYIAKKIKDESSQWDQTFIHYSGGVDAESDSAFKHFVNELIGDIAVPETNLDSLRLKFKKPKHGMVYFKVFDWCKQKTLKH encoded by the coding sequence atgaattgcATTCCCAGTCCAATcacagaaagaaaaatccaagTTAACGATGAGAATCATACAGGCAAGGAAAATGTTCCTCAGACAGTCTCAAGAGAAAGTTCAATAAACCTGACACCAAATTCtacaaatgaaaagaaaattctaTCCGAGGTGAACAGCAATAAAATCGATGCTTTACAACTTCCTCAAAGTAAGATACGAAGAAATTCTACTCATATCGAAAAAACTAGGAAAAGACAGTTTTCAGATGATTCCACAGATTTGAAGACTgtaaaaaaaccaaaactcGATCACTGGAAAAATCTAGATTCATCAGAGGTAAATGATCCATTCATGGTAGCAGAATATACAGAttctatattttctcaCCTttacgaaaaagaaactctTATGCTTCCGACGCATAACTACTTAATGGATACTGAGTCTCCATACCATTTGAAGAGTTCCATGAGGGCTTTATTAATCGATTGGCTAATTGAGGTccatgaaaaatttcaatgcTTACCTGAAACATTGTTTCTGGCAATTAACCTATTGGATCGTTTTCTATCTCAAAACGTTGTTAAACTGAACAAGTTACAATTATTGTGCATCacttgtttatttattgcCTGCAAATTTGAGGAAGTTAAACTACCAAAACTGGCAAACTTCGCATACATTACTGACGGTGCCGCCACCGTtgaagatatcaaaaaggCTGAAGTATTTACCTTGACTTCATTAGCTTACAATATATCTCTACCAAATCCTTTGAATTTCATAAGAAGAATTTCGAAGGCCGATAGTTATGACATTGAGACAAGAAACATGGCCAAATTCATCATGGAATATTCCATATGCTGCAATAAATTCATTCATTTGAAACCATCATACTTAGCCGCCATGTCAATGTATATCGCtaagaaaattaaagacGAATCCTCCCAATGGGATCAAACTTTCATCCATTACAGCGGTGGTGTCGATGCTGAATCAGATTCAGCATTCAAACATTTTGTCAATGAATTAATCGGGGATATCGCCGTACCCGAAACGAATCTAGACTCTCTAAGactcaaattcaaaaaaccaaaacacGGCATGGTTTatttcaaagtttttgattGGTGTAAACAAAAGACATTAAAACATTAA